The genomic interval CACGGCTCTGTTACCTGCAATTCGAGGACGATTATCTGAAATTCCAAGCGAACCACCCACTCCACCGACCGACGAGCGAATCCCAACGTTCTCGTTCGCCCGCTCCCTCCACACTCCTATGAGCAGGGCCGCGCTCGAACGTCGCCTCTCCCGAGTCGCGGGATTCGACGACCCCCGCGTCGAGTTCGAGCAGTACCCCACGCCCGCCGGTCTGGCGGCCCACCTCGTCCACCTCGCCGACGTGCAGGGCGACCTCGCCGGACGGACGGTCCTCGATTTGGGCACCGGAACCGGGATGCTCGCGCTCGGGGCGGCCACGCGGTCGCCCGCCCGCGTCCTCGCGCTCGACCGCGACCCCGACGCGCTCGGAGTCGCCCGCGAGAACGAGCGTCGAATCGCGCCCGAGTCGGAGGCCGCAACCGAGACCGAGGTCGAGTGGCTCCTCGCCGACGCGACCCGCCACCCGATCTGCGCCTCGGACGCAACCGTGCTGATGAACCCGCCGTTCGGCGCACAGCGGGGCAACGAACACGCCGACCGCGCGTTCCTCGCGACCGCGGCCGAGGTCGGGTCGGTCTCCTACTCCGTCCACAACGCCGGGAGCCGCGAGTTCGTCGAGGCGTTCGCGGCCGACGAGGGCGGCGAGGTGACCCACGCCTTCCGGGCGGAACTCGCGCTCGACAGGCAGTTCGACCACCAGACCAGCGAGCGGGAGGTCATCGACGCCGAGGTTTTCCGGGTCGTGTGGTCCTGACGGGGCTCAGTTGTACGTCTCCTTCGACGCCACGCGGACGCGGGTGCCGTCGACTTCGGCGAACAGGTCGTCGTCCTCGCGCTCGAATCGGACGTCGTCGAGGGTCATGTTGCCGTCGGTCGCCGGAACCGGTCCCTCCGCGACAGTGGAGTCGTTCGCCGAGAGCCGAACCCGGAAGTCGCCGTCCTCGGGGACCACGCTCACGTTCTTTTCGGCGAGCGTCGGTCCGGCGGTCGCGGGGTCGGAGGCGAACGTCTGGGTCCAGCCCTCGTCGTCGGGACCCCGGAGCCAGACCTGATACGCGGTCGGGCCGTCGGCGGCCGACCACCCCCGTCGCTGGACCGAGACGACCTC from Halorussus salilacus carries:
- a CDS encoding METTL5 family protein; this translates as MSRAALERRLSRVAGFDDPRVEFEQYPTPAGLAAHLVHLADVQGDLAGRTVLDLGTGTGMLALGAATRSPARVLALDRDPDALGVARENERRIAPESEAATETEVEWLLADATRHPICASDATVLMNPPFGAQRGNEHADRAFLATAAEVGSVSYSVHNAGSREFVEAFAADEGGEVTHAFRAELALDRQFDHQTSEREVIDAEVFRVVWS